The Dioscorea cayenensis subsp. rotundata cultivar TDr96_F1 chromosome 8, TDr96_F1_v2_PseudoChromosome.rev07_lg8_w22 25.fasta, whole genome shotgun sequence genome segment TTCTTCCATGGTGAATGGTAGCTCAAGTTGAGAAAGATCAACTCTTACTTTGTAACCAAATAAGAGTTGCCAATCCAACATGAATCTATTAGATATTGGAGTGCCCAGAATAGATTGAAAgtgattattgaaaattttcccAATATCTTTTTCACTTTCCATCCAAAGTCCTTGATGACAAATTCTAGAGATAAAATTCTTATTCCTTCTACCATTGGCTATTTGATGAAAAAACTTTGTGTTAGCGTCCCCTTCCTTAAGCCAGGTAATTCTAGATCTTTGTTTCCTGTAAATCTCTTCTTGGTTTAAAAGAgtaaaaatttcttgatgaatACTGTGAAAACGAGAGGATTCATCAACAGAAAAGGGTCTAGTTTCACCAATGATATCTAGAGAATGAAGTTCTGCCAAGAGAATCTTTTTTTGATGGTTGGTATTACTAAAGGTAATTTTCGCCCAGTTGCGGAGCTTATCTTTCAGATAAGCCAATTTTTTGGTAAAGATAAAGGCACCACAACCTTCAGGGTTGATTTCAGTCCAGCAATCATCAATTAGATCTGGTAAATGGGAATTGgtaaaccaaaatttttcaaagCGAAATCTTCGTGGTTGAGAGTGGTGATCCCCAAAGTCCAAACAAATGGGAGAATGGTCAGAACCAATTCTCGGTAGACTCCAAGTGAATCTACGACCTTGTAAAGGAGGATCTAGGAGATTAAAATTACTTAAGAAGTTTTGAGCAAAAATAATATCTCTGATATTAAAATCTCCAAGATTTTTGTCTTCGGGAGTGAAAATAGTGTTAAAGTCTCCACAAATCACCCAGGGATTATTGTGAAGAATTCTCACTAAACGAAGTTCGTCCCAAAAATCCAATCTAAGGTTTCTAGAATTCGGTCCATAAACATTTGTACAAGTctaaatattattgttaagaATGTTTTTGAAAGTAATCGAAATGGAGTATGAACCTTTGTGAATAATAGTTCCTAAGACCTGAGAACGGTCCCAAGCAATGATTATGCCCCCCGCTGTGCCTTGTGCAGGTATGTAATCGAACGAATTAAATCACAAGCCACCAGTGGATCTCCAAATAGAGCTATGAATTTcttgaagtttggattcttgtAAACAGATAATATCTACATTAGCACTGAGAATGACATCTTTAACTAAATGATGTTTATAGGGTCTGCCAagacctctaacattccagCTAAGGATTTTCATAATAACAGTAATGGTCTAGCTATCAGATCTCCGAATGGAGTCtgatgaatttttgaaattagcAACTATATCCTTTTCCAAAGAACGAATTTTATCTAGGcatttgtatttgtgattcGGTGAACCCAAGAATTTAAtgccacaagaattgctataattaaaaaattgagtaTCAGTCCAAGCAGATAAGACAGAATCAGAGGGGTTAGGAATACCTTCTCTGGGGACTTCAGGAATTTTCTTCTTAGTAGACCTAGGAGGGTGCGGAACAAACCCTGCTTCTTCAGTCCAGCGGCCTGAAGGTTTCTTGTTTCGATCACTTCTTAATTTGCCTTGTTGTAATATCGGTAGAAGTTTGATCATGGATGATATCCTGAGCAACAGCCTCCAAGTGATCCTTGTCGATCCTATCTTGATTGGGAAGTAGATCAAACTGTTGTTCCAAAAGAAGAGCGTCTGAGTGAAGATCAGTATCAGATGGATTGATATTATCTTCCTCAAGAAAGTGCTCATCCTCCGCTATCTCCTCAGTTAAAAAGTCATCATCTTCTCCCCAGTCAACAAGTTCATCATCAGAGGGAAAGTCTAATGAACCCTTATGAGTCCATCATCTGAGTTCTTATCCCGAGGTGAATTTCTCTTCAAAGGGCTGCTTATTGAGTTGATCAACGATTTTGGGTGATTCAAAGGAATTTGAAATTCGTTGGTCAAAGAATCTTCAGTAGCCTTATCACGAGGCGAATGGGACGTGTGCATGGCTCCAAATAAAGAATTAGAATTACCATCTCAAGGCAATTCAAAGGTTGATGAGCAACCATGCTTCATGTCGGCCCTGTTGGGCAATAGTCTGTCCCCTTCCTCGTTTCTCTTGTGAGAGACTGGAGGAATCTGGGGAGCCTCGACTGGTTTATCACCGGAGCTCCGGTTCAGATCATCTAGCAGCATTTCGCCAACGATATTTGTCGTTTCCGGCGGTGTATTTCGATTAGTTAGGTTACCAACTTCCTCGTTCCCATTGAGAGGTTAAGACCGGAGACAAGCTCAACGGTCTCATCGTGAGTATCGACTCTGGAAAGAGATGCGAGGACTTGCTTTCCTTTTGCTGACGAAGGAATCTAGTGTGTGCTGTGGGTAGTAGGGGCTAGTATAGCTAGCTTAGAGACATTAGACTGAGAGCAGTCTTTAGAAGAATCCAGATTAATAGCGATCTTCGTCTGTGTTGGTTGAGAGTTGGATCTTTGAACAACTTTGGAATGAAGAACCGGGATTCCATCATCTTCAAGACAAACCTTGAAGCTCCTAACTCCAACATCCACAATCATGTTTAAAGGAAAATTGATAATTTCTTTAAGCCTCACCAATGCCCTTAGATGTTCAAGACATCCTCCTTCTTTTGAACAAAGATCAGGTCACCAATTGGTCGAAGAACTTCCACGATAGAATTCCAGTTCCAGCAATGAAGAGGAAGGTTCGACATCCTTATCCAATTGTAGTTGCCAGCCGCAATAGCATGGGATCCGAATTGAGGTGTCCAGTGTGATAGTTTAAGAGAGCACTGTCCAAGGTTTGTTTGTAAAGAAATCGGGCTTTTCTTAACAATGAAAGCTATTGCCTTAGCTGAAAATAATGTGAGGATGAAATCATCTCCGTAAGGGGTTATATGCTCACATTGATCTGTTTTCAAGTGTTGAGGAAGAAAGTCATGTAGTGATTTAACACTTGCATTACCAGAGAGAACTTTACTGATGATCATTCTTTTAAGGTCatcttttgattgtattaatgATGAGGAGGAAGGGTGAACATGCACATGAAGGAGAGGTTTCAGAGGTTTATCTTTAGTGAAAGAATGCTTCTTGGTGTTGGGAGCAACCTTCACAAAAGAAGGACAGGCTCGGGGATGGTGTACGGAGAGGGCAATGGACAGCGAAATAACCAATACCTGAGCATCTTCTACATGCGAGTTGATGTCTATAGTCTCCCACGTCATGGCCTGGATGCAGGCACCGCTTACAAACCTCTCCGCTGTTCGGAGATCGGCGGCGTTTGACAGAAGAGAACGGCTTAGTGGACGACAAGGACTGGAGATGACTAAGAGGTGGAGAGCTTCTAACCGCTTCGGCAAAGGATACACCATCTTTCACCGGGGAGATACACAAAACACGGACCTCAGCTGTGTAGAGGAAGATGGAAGCGGAGAGGAAGTTGACGACGGACGAGCATGACGAGAGAGGGTGAAGTTGTGATGCAGTCCTCCCAGAGTTCCTCTGCGAGAGCTGTTGCGATAACCACCGCGAGCGCCACCGTGAACTTGCCGATAGCCACCATAACCCTCACGAGCGCCACCAAGGAACCTCATCCCTCCGTTGCATattaattatcttatttttttaaaaaaataattatttattacatttaagagttatatacaagttaatttttttaaaattttaatatttttcttcttaaaaaaatgtatgcatTAATATGACTAAATAAGTCTAACAATAGTAAAGtgttttatcataattttttttaattttaaaaactttaatgaCAACTTTAGTATTTGTGCAAAACTCAAATGTgacaattaatataaaatgtaaaaactCAAATGTGACAATTAATATGAAATGTAATGAGTACCAATGTTGGATTGACCTAATGATTAAGTTTCTCTATAGGGGTATAGGGGTTTGCGCGTTGAATTTCCATTCAACACATACCAAACTTGGTCTGTGCACAAATGATTTGAAATCTTTTGCTCATAGAGTGGGAACACGTGGTAGATTTAAAACACTCGTACTCTTTTAAAAATGGCTTATCCACTTACTAGCAAAATAGATAAagcattaatttttaattatattgacTCTTTTTTACAACGAGGTTActctttttcatatttcttgaaaaaaaaattgttgttgtCATCCCATGGTTCTCATTCTTTAAAACactttaatatttcaaatttacaaGTAGGTGTTGATTTGGTCTAATTATgctcataattaaaaataaaaataaaaatatttttccttgctctgttattaatttaataaaattataatttttttatttttttaaaaaaaatccaaagtcTATTTCTACCGTAGAAATCTTTCCTTCCCTGAAAATATGGCCCATTCATGAGTCATGACATAATATAATTTCAGCAAGAGTAGAAGAAGCAACAGATTGACTCCCTCACGTAACCCAATAAATTAAgacaaattttgttttaattaagttaatctaGAAGCCACATATTTCTGATAATTATgttaaatatcatttatatttgCAATTAATTCCTCAAGGAGGGACTACATCATGGCTGTATAAATGAGGGATTTGAatgcatgaaataaatcatagtCTTGTAGATTTTACTCTCATACCAAATCTAACAAGGGAATGAAAGACAACTACTACAGTAAACAGTAAATTCACTTCTGCTAGTTTTCAAAGTCCTCTCTTTCCCTCATTAATTTGCAGACACGCTTTCTGATCATCCTCAAGGTCAACCttctttcataaaaattaattatatataggtcactaattttacattttaataactaaattactataaaaacaaattactaatccatataaacaacaaattaagatCAGAAACAACATAAGAAGCTGCCTTAATCAACAGCAAAAAATCTGAACTTTGACGAACTCTCCCAAGTTTTCATCctcaaaatcatcacaattgaCTATAGAAACTGTCATCCCCCTTGCACACCAATCCAAACGAAACATTCAACAACATCACATCATCAttacaataaaattatcaatCAATTACTCCAACTTCAAACATCAGAAGTTTCCAAAgcacaatttttctttttcctcttcccCAAAGTCTTAGGCACATTCCTGCCGAACTCTGCCGGCTATCAATCTTTGAACTCTTCTCCCTCCCTCTCATTCCAATAAAACCAACCCCAatctcattttcatcatttttcatctCCTTTCTTGTATCTCACAATGATGCCCTtcattttctttgcttttcttgtcTTGCCATTCACATACACTAATTCCGTTTTTGCCTTCCCACCATTACCTTCATTCCCACCAATCCCATCATTCACCAATCCATGGGAAGGCTTCCAAAACCTCTCCGGCTGCCACCCGGGCGACAAAGTCCCCGGCATCTCCAACCTCAAGCAATACCTCCACGACTTCGGGTATATCTCCAACCCACCCCCCACCAACTTCACAGACTCCTTCGATGACGATCTTGAAGCCGCAATTAAAACATAccaaaaaaacttcaaactcaACATCACCGGCTTCCTCGACCCATCCACGATCAACCAAATGACACTCCCACGCTGCGGCATGCCGGACATCATCAATGGCACCTCAACCATGGCCTTATCACTCCACGGCCGCAAACTTTACACCTACTTCACCGGCAATCCTCGCTGGCCTTCGTCCAAATCCCAGCTCACCTACGCCTTCACCGCCACCTCCTCCGTGTCTATCTCCACCTCCACTCTCAGCACTGTCATCTCTCGTGCCTTCTCTCGCTGGGCGGCAACAACGACCTTAACTTTCACCGAGGTTGGATCCGAGTCCGACCCTGACATCACCATTGGATTCTACTCCGGGGACCACGGTGA includes the following:
- the LOC120266648 gene encoding metalloendoproteinase 2-MMP-like; the protein is MMPFIFFAFLVLPFTYTNSVFAFPPLPSFPPIPSFTNPWEGFQNLSGCHPGDKVPGISNLKQYLHDFGYISNPPPTNFTDSFDDDLEAAIKTYQKNFKLNITGFLDPSTINQMTLPRCGMPDIINGTSTMALSLHGRKLYTYFTGNPRWPSSKSQLTYAFTATSSVSISTSTLSTVISRAFSRWAATTTLTFTEVGSESDPDITIGFYSGDHGDGEPFDGVLGTLAHAFSPTDGRFHLDAAEQWVAEGDVTTASSDAAIDLESVAVHEIGHLLGLGHTSVESAIMYPTIKTKTKKVELAEDDVVGIQNLYGKNPNYTGVAPATTVQQMDTSDAGLGLGLGFGSLFWRVLVVSGVVGGLVLG